The window GCGGCAGGATTTTGTTGAGCTCGGCGTGGGTTTCCGCGGACAGCTCCGCGAGTTCCCCTCCTTGGTAGGCGACGCCGTCGGCGGCAAGCACGCCCGGGCCGCCGGCGTTGGTCAGGATCGCCAGGCGCGGCCCGCGTGGGCGCGGCTGCTTGGCCAACACTTCCGACATGTAAAAGATGTCGGAGATGGCATTGACGCGGAGCACGCCGCTGCGCCGGAAGACAGCATCGAACACTTCGTCGCTGCCGACCATGGCGCCGGTATGCGAAGCGGCGGCCTTGGCGGCGGCTTCGGTGCGGCCGGCCTTGATCACGATGATCGGCTTGTTGAGTGAAACTTCGCGCGCCGCGGAGAGGAACTTGCGCGCGTCACCGATGGATTCCATGTAGATGAGGATGGACTGGGTACGGCTGTCGTTGCCGAGGTAATCAATGAGGTCGCCCCAGCCGACGTCGATCATGGAGCCTACGGAGACGAAGGCGCTGAAGCCGACCATCTCGCTGAAGCTCCAGTCGAGAATGGCGGTGCAGAGGGCGCCGCTCTGGCTTAGGAAGGCGACGTTGCCGGGCCGCGCGATCTGTTGCGAGAAGGTGGCGTTCAGGCCGATGAGCGGGTTCATGACCCCGAGGCAGTTGGGGCCAACCACGCGCAGGCCAGTGCCCTGGATGCGGTCGGCGATCTGGCGTTCCAGTTCCAGGCCAGCCTCGCCGTGCTCCTTGAAGCCGGCGGAGATGACGACGGCGGTTTTCACGCCTGCCTGTACACATTCACCGATGATGCCGGGGACGGTGATGGCGGGCGTGGCGATGACCGCCATGTCCACGGATTCCGGAACGGCTGCGACATACGGATATGCCTTGATGCCGAGGACACTGGGGCGGTCCTTGCTGACCGGAAATACGACGCCGCCGAAGGGACTGCTGAGCAGGGCCCAGAGGACGCGGCGCCCGATGGAGCCGGGGCGCTCGGTGGCACCGATGATAGCGACGGTCTTGGGATGGAAGAGCGCATCCAGAGGTTGACTCTCGGTGCGAAGGACGTCGTGCGCTTTGTCGGTGGTGGAGAGCCTGATGGCGGGCTGCGCGACCTGGTCCATGGCTGATCGGCTCCTGCGGGCGAACTACCGAGTGTAACCGTTTCCGGCACGGAGAGGGAGCCGGGATAATCACATTCCCGTGTGACGGGAGACCTGCCGGTAGCGGCCACGCGGTGGCGCGCTTAAAGGCGCGCTCAAAAAGGAAAGCGGCCCGGCGGGGAAAAATATCGCGCTTGGGCGCCGCAGGGCTTTTTGTTGACCGTCGTAGCCGCGAACATCGTTCCGTGGCCGCCTTCGCGTCCGTGGCGGCCTTTGCAGTAAGGGGTAAGTACCGGCAAAACCTCGCCGGAACATGTTTTTGGCGGCAGAAGCTCGGAAACAGGAGTAGAATCGCGCTATTCATGTGGGGTGCCCCGGTGTCGAGAGCCGCGGGTGCCGGTTGATCGCTTTTCATATGGCCTCATCGTGAGGTTTCCCGGTGCGACCGGGGAAACAGGTATGCGGCTGGAGGCCAAATGCAGCAGGCAACTTCTCCCAACAACCCGCCGACGCCGGCGGCACCGAAGGTGGAGAGCAATCGGAATTTCTGGATCTATACGGGATACGCAGCGGCAGCGCTGGGCCTGCTGGGAATGGTGGCCTATCACTTCTCCGGGTATCTCCTGAAATAGGCTGAGAGGCACGGCTGGTACGGCCTGGGTGCGTGTGCGCCCTGCAGGGACGCCAATTTCGTGGGCCAGCCGCGCGCGGGTTGGTGCGTGCGCAATGGTAGAATGAAGCGTTCTGCCCGGCTCTGATTCCCTCGTAACGGACGTCACGCCCTTGCCCGAGAACGATCCCAACCGCACGACGGTCACCTACGCCGATGCCGGGGTTGACCTGGAACGCGCCGCCCGCGCCAAGCAGCGCATCCGGTATCTTGCCCACAAAACCTTCACCAAATGCGTGCTGAGCGAGATCGGCGGCTTTGGAGGAATGTTTGCCCTGGACAAGGAGAAGTACAAGGACCCGGTGCTGGTGGCAAGCGTGGACGGAGTGGGAACGAAGTTGAAAGTCGCCTTCGAGATGAACCTGCACCACACCATCGGCGGCGACCTGGTGAACCATTGTGTTAACGACATCGCCGTACAGGGCGCCGCACCCCTATTCTTCATGGACTACTACGCCACCGGCAAACTGGACCCGGAGATGGCCGAACGGGTGGTAGCCGGGATCGCCGATGCTTGCAAGCACAACGGCTGCGCCCTAATCGGCGGCGAGACGGCGGAGATGCCCGGATTCTACGAGCACGGCGAGTATGACTTGGCGGGATTCATCGTCGGAGTCGTGGAGCGGGAGAGGGTGATCACCGGAAAAAACGTGCAGGTCGGAGACGTACTGGTCGGATTGCCGTCAAACGGGCTGCATACCAACGGCTATGCCCTGGCTCGCAAGCTGCTGTTCGAGACCGCGCACTACTCGCCGGAGACCTACGTCAACGAACTGAAGAACAAGGTCGGGAACGAGCTGATGCGCGTGCACAAGAGCTACTGGCCTCTGCTGAAAAAGCTGCTGGACGGAGAGGCGGTCTCGGCCATGGCGCACATCACCGGCGGCGGCATGACCCTGAACCTGCCGCGCGCGCTGCCCAAGGGCACGGCGGCGGTGATTGAGATGGGCACGTGGCCGGAACAGCCGATCTTCCAGCACCTGCAACAACTCGGCGGTATCCCGCAGGACGAGATGATGCGCACCTTCAACATGGGAATCGGCATGATCCTGGTGGTCCCACCTAAAAAATTCAAGAAGGTGCAGACGGTGCTGGAGCGCGCCGGCGAGAAGGGATACACCATCGGCCGGATCGTGAAGGGCGAGCGCAAAGTGCTGTACTCCTGAGTTCCTTT is drawn from Terriglobia bacterium and contains these coding sequences:
- the purM gene encoding phosphoribosylformylglycinamidine cyclo-ligase; the encoded protein is MPENDPNRTTVTYADAGVDLERAARAKQRIRYLAHKTFTKCVLSEIGGFGGMFALDKEKYKDPVLVASVDGVGTKLKVAFEMNLHHTIGGDLVNHCVNDIAVQGAAPLFFMDYYATGKLDPEMAERVVAGIADACKHNGCALIGGETAEMPGFYEHGEYDLAGFIVGVVERERVITGKNVQVGDVLVGLPSNGLHTNGYALARKLLFETAHYSPETYVNELKNKVGNELMRVHKSYWPLLKKLLDGEAVSAMAHITGGGMTLNLPRALPKGTAAVIEMGTWPEQPIFQHLQQLGGIPQDEMMRTFNMGIGMILVVPPKKFKKVQTVLERAGEKGYTIGRIVKGERKVLYS